tacatatatatatatatatatatatatatatatatatatatatatatatatatatatatatatatcataaaatcggatttaggttgatctattatgattaaggtaagtttccataagataattatgaaaaaatcccgaatctggccattcctgacgcctggactcgccaagtgcacaaagggactcgccgagtcaggcctactcgtcgagtccactttgagactcgccgaatccatgactcagaaaccaaaaatcgaattttgcaggtttgtttcagttaatcaagcaacaatttaaagaaaaccaagctaggctctgataccactgatgggttttagccataagaactttcctatgtgcgcatgcaaaaccctaatgcttggatctaggctttctaattgaacatgctttgaatccaagacttctagtggctaattaggttaaataagaacattgaaacagatctagaaccatacctttgaattccttgttgaccttgttgtcttggagcttctagagtcacaattgtcactcctctaatggcttacaaacaccaatagcaaggaagatgatttaggagagaggagaggggaggaaatcggctagggttctcttactttttgTGAGGTGCCAATTTGCCTTGCccatgggatctatttatacttgtagactccttaagggttacaacctaaaccctaattggataatcttctcttaaggctatccaaatcctttccttagataagtcatggacgattttgaagctatcctagcttctagaatccgtcccttgtatatctataaggatttacagtctaaagcttaactatcaaacaattgacagtttatacccctttatttaattaatctctttaagtcaccaaattaattccaagagtaaattgcaaaaatggtccctgtggtatgcaaaattttggggttttagtccaaaccacgagttttttggaaccatagtccttttggagtggtttctatgtggttttggtccctggaCTTAACTCCCGTTAAGTTGGAAATGTTAAGCCCCCTCACGTGCCTCACACGTGAGGGTAATTTCGTCATTTCAtgtcagggaccatttttgcataaacGGTTTTTTGGATTAATTCCTTTTAAATACCCCCACTTCCTGCGATCTTCTTCCCCAACGTCTCTTTTCTTCTACCCTTCTTCTTCTTGAGCTCTGCTACAACAAAAATGGTGCTATGTTTTTGTGGAAAAGTTGCTGTGGTGAAAACGTCTTGGACCCCTCTGAATCCAGGAAGGAGATTTTTTGCATGCCCTATGAATGATTCCGTTTGTGGGTTTATTGGGTGGCTTGATCCCCCAATGTGTGCTAGGTCTAAAGCCATCATACCTGGTCTGCTAAGAAATTTGAATTCAGTGCAGGAACGGTGCAATGAGTTGGTTAGAGGTATGAACATGCTACAAGATCAATGCAATGGACTGATATGCAAGAACAACATTTTGGTGGCAAATGTCAGAGCATTGAAGGATGATAATTTGAAGCTGAAAATGTACATGTTTGGAAGTTGGTTTTTCTTTGTGATTGTATTCTTTTATATTTGGTTTGTGTAGGGGTATACTCTGAAGGGTGTTTTGGtcatttttttgtaattttatgtGATCAAGTTTGTAGTGACTTATGATGATAATGATATATGTACAATTTTATGATGCAAGTGTAATGAATGTTTTACCAAAATGGTATGAATGTATAAGAATTAACATATGAATAGAAATGGTATGAATGTGTtaccaaaatatatatatttagaaCCAATTGTACATAACCAAAATGCATATTTCATTAAGATTTGTAATATAACAACCAAAGTTTCTAAACATAACAACCAAAGATTCTAAACATTACCAAAAGGGACACATTACCATACCTAAGATAACAACCAAGTTTTCATAACAACCAACCAAAAATTTTCAACAAAATATTGTAAATATAACAACCAAGTTTTCATAATCAACCAAAATCACAAAAAACTCCATGCATGCATGACACATTACTTCTTGGATTGATTCCCACCTTGCCCTTTACAGGTCCTAGAGTTGTGTCCCTTGTTCTTGCATTTGCTACAAGTAACACTGATATGCTTCCTTGATAGCTTCTGCACTCCATCATTTGTTGGTTTTTGGGAACCTCCTTCTTGTGCAGCATTCACTCCATCACCTTGACTTGCCTTCTGCTTTTTGCTTAACCTTTCACCCTCACTTTGTCTTCTCTTTTTCTTAGGCCTTCCCACCTGAGTGCGATGTGGAGGAGGGATTAGCTTTGTGGGACATTCACTTTTGGGCCAcatggatctacccttaattGGCTCCACCTTAAAAGAATAAGCCTTTTTCCATGTCTCTAGAAAATACACCTTGTGAACCCATTTGTAAATGTCAAGGTCAGCCTCTGGGTCTTTACTCATCTCATTCAGAGTTGCAATTGCATGTCTGCATGGAATTCCAATTAATTCCCATTTTCTGCAAGTGCATGTTTTGTTCCTAACATCAACCACATGTTGATCCTGCAAAGCTCCTGTGACTTGATACTTGTCTCCCCCATTCCACCTAGCAATGTATTGTGAAGCAACTGTTTTTCTTGCAGTTAGGATGTCTGTTGCTGTGGGTGTTAGTGGACCTTTAGCCTTTTTCATTTCCTTCATGACATTGCATATCCTCTTCATTAGATACTCCCTTATGAATTCTAAACATCCAATGACAGGTTTATCCCTTCCTTTCTCTATCTTCccattaaacacttcacacatgttTGATATCAACACATCAGAAACTGCTCTTCCTGTGTGTAAATTaccattaaaaaacatttaatacaATTCACATAAAAGTAAAACAGTTCACTAAGTGAAAGACAAAAGGATCAAATTGGAATATATAGATTTACCTGAAAAATGACTCCTTGCCCAATGTTTAGGAGGAATTTGCTTCAACCATTCACATGCCTCCTTATCATACTGACTAAACTCCTTCATCAAATGTTCAAACTCAAGAATGGTGGTAGCTGATGCACACCTCCATAAGTGGTCCCTGTACTCTGTTTGCCTCCATCTTTTCCTCATATTGTCATGAATATGTCTGATACAATATCTATGCTCAGCATTAGGAAAAATTTGCTCAACTGCAGTATGTAAACCCTGCAAAAATTAATTGTCAATCATTAGAATTAActtacaaccacactttaaatgaccAAATGTATAAAAACTACTTCCAACTTTACCTTTTGCCTGTCACTTATGAAAGTAAAATTTGAGTTTCTTCCAAGGTCCAAGTCATCCCCAAGGTTATCTAAAAACCATTTCCAGCTTTCTGTGTTTTCAGACTCAACAATCCCATATGCTAATGGGTAAATTCCATTATTGGGATCAAGACCAACTGCTGAAAGGACTTGCCCAGGGAATGGTCCTTTCATGAAGTGGTAGCTTGACTACCCACTTGGCCTTTATTGGTGACAGGTACAACACCTCTACACTGTGCCCTAAGCCTTACATtgtcattttttttaaagaaaagatTCCTTCTTGATTCTAGTGCATGCAGATCAATTGCCTCCTTTAATTCTTTTTTACTATTAAATTTATCTCCAACTGAAAAAGATTGTTTATGTACTACCCCAAGACTGCAccttttttcttttctcaaattCTTGATAAGAGCTCTTCTCTCTCTGTCTTGGTCGGATCCTTCATCCAAAGATTCAAATTCCTCATTGTTAATCACTTCCATATCTTCAGGTTCATGCCCACCTTCCACATCACTTTCAACATTGAGAGTGAAATCTCCCATGTCCACATCCACATCCTGTATATTGTTGTCAACATCCATTATGTCATCCATATGATCTTCATCTTCTATTTGTCTCTCATCTTCTTCATACTCTGGATCACTATTTTCAGATTCATCATACTCTTCAAAATTTGGATCACTTTCTTGAGATTCATCATCCTCTTCATACTCTTGATTACCCTCTTCAGATTCTCCATCCCCTTCATACTCTGCATTATCATCATCACTCCCAATCAAATTTTCCATAAGGTTATCAAATAACTCATTCAATTGTTCATCAGCATTATTAACAGGGGGGGTGTTGTAGCCTTCTTCATCAAAAGTTGATGCCTCTTGAACAACATTTGCAGCCTCCCTAACACCATCCATCTCATCAATATGAACACAAGTTGCTGCCTCCTGAACATTAGTTGAACCATCCAGATCATCATTCTTTTCCTTTGAAATGTGAACAACCTCATCAATATAATCTAAATTAAGCCTGTTGCTACAAGAACTTTCACCTATTTTGGAATTCCCAACCCTACCCCTTCTATACTCTGGTGAGAAACTATCATTCTTACTCCCAAAAAGAATCAGAGACATGAACTCACCAATAGGCTCGCCATTACCATGGTTCACATTTTTCATTGGAGAATCTGCATGAACTTGACCCTCAACTTCAGCCCCTTgatcatcattttctggtaattccTCAATGACAACTTTACCCTTTGCATTTGGTGACATGAAGTAAGTCAATAAATTTGTCTTTCCATGCTCTGTGTACACCTCAATCAGCTTGTTATGTGCAATATATTTAGAAAGGTTGATCACATCCTGATCATTCCCTAAAGCTCTAAGACCAAATTGAAAGTCACCATTGGGTATCCTAAAATGGTAGTATATAACTGGGGATTCATCAGCGAATTCAGAATTCCGTGGGTCTGGGTAACCTAGGTCAAGCATTATGGCATCAAGTTCATGCATAGAAAACTCATCAATgtccacataatcaacataacGCACTTCACCTCCAATGTACTTTATATCAGGTAATTTAGTAAATTTCCCGCCGTGATGAAGCTTAATACTAAACCATGTGGGTGCACCAgctaaaaatcaaaattatacaTATTAACAAAgttaaaattttgcattttttaGTTCTAACTCAATAagaaaatgcaaagtataaaagtTAAAGAAAACAGAGCAGCTTACCATATACAGTTGATACATCAACAACTTCGTGTTTTGGTCTGATATGCCACATTACGAACACCATTTCCTATTAAACGTATGCCCTTATATGTGTAGTGTCGATTATCTTGTTTAGATAAGCAACGAGGGTTTTTTGCAGGTTCAATGGAGCAGAAGCAAGAAGGAGGGAGTTGGGGAGTTGACGAGTGTTGGGGAAAGTAAATGAGGGGTAAATGTCAATTAATCCAAAAAACCgtttatgcaaaaatggtccctgacaTGAAATGACGAAATTACCCTCACGTGTGAGGCACGTGAGGGGGCTTAACATTTCCAACTTAACGGGAGTTAAGtccagggaccaaaaccacatagaaaccactccaaaaggactatggttccaaaaaactcgtggtttggactaaaaccccaaaattttgcataccacagggaccatttttgcaatttactctaattccaattaattctatgacttatattaatcaaataacaatatattattatttatattattctcataatatacttataatatttactctctcttattaaatcatcacatcaagttgctatggtgaaggcaacccaaaaggaccatgcacaaccgggtcaaatacttacccaatatagttgcagccttagacactattccaacagataaCATTCTTAATCAACCTATCACAACTCTTTTCCAATCTCAATCTACTGATCCACCAAACCCAAATTCCGATGATGATACAGACGGAGGAGGTTTCGGAGGAACATTTGATGATCTTCATTTTGATTCTGAAGAAGAGGATGTTCCTGATCACATGCTGATGTCAGGAAAACAATTCAAGATCTTAAATTGAAAGCTTAATTCAATTTTGCAATCTCAAGGCGATTCAGGAGCCAAGAATTCGGTTTATAGGATCAAGGTCGATGTTATGATAAATGCTGCTGAGCTTTGGTTGCACTGGAAAATTGATACAAATGATGAGAACAATGCGAGACGGATGAAAGCTCAAAGAGATTTGATTGATTCTGAAATCAAAGAACTTCGCAACGTTGCAAAAGAACCTCATGTGATGTTCGTGCAAGACGTGAAAAAGGTTCGTGAAGATGTCAATCTCAAGTTGGAAGAACCGAAGAAGGAAGTTTCTTAGTAAATTTGTGAAGTTAATGATCGTTATAATTCCCTTCAATAGAAAGTGGATATAATTGCTGGGGCAGTGACAAATTTTATTCAAACTTTTCAATCCATAGTTCCAACAGTCGAAGCCAAGGCCTCAGAGGATAAAGAGCAATTTGCTAAGCTAACGGAGTTTCTTGGTGAACTCAAAAGCATCGTTTCGAAGCCAGCCCCACAATCCTTTTTAACTCCTGAGTTTCTTACTCAGAAGTTGAATGTTCTTGATCAAGTCATTTAGAGGGTTGTTGCTCCTATAACAAAATTTGTTCAAATGTCGCCTTAGAATGCCCCACCTGctatcacaggggtgcaagggggagaaaagaaggTCAATGAAGGCAATAGCAAAGTTTCGAATGTGAATGTCTCAAAGGCTGCTGATAAAGTGAAAAATGTAACTTCGAGAATTCCATCCAAAATTGTTTCTACTCAAATCCCAACTCTTATTGTTACGAAGGTCATAACAGAAGcaatcaaaacaacaacaaaacctaTTAAGGGAATTGTTATTGGTTCTTCTATAGAAGGAGGGAGTTCAAGCTCAGCTAAGCCAAAGCCTTCGAATGGTGATAAAGGGAAAGGTGTTGCCTATGAAAAGACTACTGAAGAAAAGAAGGCAAAGGTGGATGCTGAAATAGAGAAGCAAAGACAAATACAAAGCATAATGAGGCTAAGAGCAAGTGATCCTCTTGGTATGGATAAGGGAGATTCGAAAAAGCTTTACAACTATCAGAGCATTGAATCCAGGGTAGCGTTCAATCAAATGTATGCTTTTGAGAAGAAGCTAAAGAAAAGCTATTCGATTGCAAAAACTGATATGAGCCAACTGGATTTTCCTGTGAATGAGATGATATTCATCATGGCTCAATACATTATTGTTGAAAAGTTTGATAATGAAGACGACTTCATTTACTTGAAGATCCGATTTCACACAGTTCTTCGGAAGGAGCCATATGAGGTTTGGTCATTGATTAAGATCAAGAAAGTGGTGAGCATAACGAAGGATGTTTTGTTCGAAGGCATGCTTCAAAATTTCAGATATCATGTTATTCGTGCAAATAGTCAAAGATGTGATTTTTTCCATTGCTGATTTTCCTTTGATGCACCTGAACGATTTGATTGAAGTTGCTTTGATCCTTAAAGATATGGAAGCTTCTCAACTCAAAGGAACTGATAAAGATGTGTTCAAACTTGGTCTAGCAcacatcaagattttcatagacaattattatgattgTCTAGCGTTAACTGATGAAGAGTTAGCTTCTGGAATGGGAAGAGAAGTGAAGGCTGCATTGGAGTTGTCGAAAATAGAAGCTGAGTTAAAGAAATATGCTGATGGAGAAATCTGCTTAAAACCTTTTGGATTAGTCTTTGTAGGAAAGGATAAAAATGGGAAAGCTAAATGGTTTTTGTTTCAAGTGAGCGAAGTAGAAAGGTATCCTACAACTCAGTATacgaactttattgttcgtatgaaaaATTGTAcaaagaataatgaaggagacaagactGAGTTAAAGAAGGTGTTAACTTGGTACTCAGAGATTCGAAGAATGATGCACTTCACTGCTCAGATTCTCATGAATTGAGTAGTTCGACTcatttacaaagggggagattgttagggtcgAAATGTTGTAAATAGTCGAAGTGTTTGTATTGTAATTTCATATGTATTTACTAAGGCACATGTCATTCGAAACTTAAtgtttagtccttagtattttttttACTTTCAGTATCCTATAAATAGGGTCTGAACTTGAGTGTAGGTAAGAGAGTTCTCACAACTTGTATTATCTTTTTTGTACTCAAGTTTAGTTGAAAGTAATCATAGCTAAAACCAGATCATATTTACATCGTGTGTCTTTACTTGATCATGACTTGATTTACTCTGATTTACATTTGATTACTCTTTCAATTCCTCTACAGATTACGTCTAACATTGTATTTTGACATGTATTCTGACTAATGAAACCAAAGATGCAAGATATATTGGAAA
The genomic region above belongs to Lactuca sativa cultivar Salinas chromosome 4, Lsat_Salinas_v11, whole genome shotgun sequence and contains:
- the LOC128133865 gene encoding uncharacterized protein LOC128133865, translating into MRKRWRQTEYRDHLWRCASATTILEFEHLMKEFSQYDKEACEWLKQIPPKHWARSHFSGRAVSDVLISNMCEVFNGKIEKGRDKPVIGCLEFIREYLMKRICNVMKEMKKAKGPLTPTATDILTARKTVASQYIARWNGGDKYQVTGALQDQHVVDVRNKTCTCRKWELIGIPCRHAIATLNEMSKDPEADLDIYKWVHKVYFLETWKKAYSFKVEPIKGRSMWPKSECPTKLIPPPHRTQVGRPKKKRRQSEGERLSKKQKASQGDGVNAAQEGGSQKPTNDGVQKLSRKHISVTCSKCKNKGHNSRTCKGQGGNQSKK